In the genome of Quercus robur chromosome 3, dhQueRobu3.1, whole genome shotgun sequence, one region contains:
- the LOC126716540 gene encoding uncharacterized protein LOC126716540, with protein MAGDPTKRNQNLYYAYHQEPSHTTDDCRNLKNHLDRLVREGKLRHLQYHPVGWQEQLNVETRQSTLRPPIDMINVILAAPGRTGSHPFRVMSVGRLPSKVDDRESKRARGMAMPLIGFSDENKLGTLQPHDDALVVTLRIGGYDVKRVLVDQGSAVEVMYPDLYMGLKLKPEDLTAYDSPLVSFEGKTVTPKGMIRLPIQTDSNVVEVDFIVVDAYSPYTAIVARSWLHALGAVSSTLHQKVKYPSKGRVKEVIGNQAMAQQCMVLAISG; from the coding sequence ATGGCAGGTGATCCCACGAAACGTAACCAGAATCTATATTACGCATATCACCAAGAGCCGAGCCACACCACCGATGATTGCAGAAATCTGAAAAACCACCTAGACCGTCTGGTCCGAGAGGGGAAGCTGCGACATCTGCAGTATCACCCTGTCGGATGGCAGGAGCAGTTGAACGTCGAAACAAGGCAAAGCACATTGAGACCACCCATTGACATGATAAATGTTATTCTTGCCGCACCAGGACGGACCGGCTCCCATCCTTTCAGAGTAATGTCGGTAGGCAGGCTCCCCTCTAAAGTTGACGACAGGGAGTCCAAGAGGGCTAGGGGGATGGCCATGCCCCTAatcggattctcggatgagAACAAATTGGGAACCCTCCAACCTCATGACGATGCCCTAGTCGTCACGCTCAGGATCGGTGGATATGACGTGAAAAGGGTGCTAGTCGATCAGGGCAGCGCCGTGGAAGTGATGTATCCCGACTTGTACATGGGGTTGAAGCTGAAACCGGAGGACCTAACAGCATACGATTCCCCTTTAGTGAGTTTCGAGGGAAAAACCGTCACtccgaaaggcatgattaggctgcctATACAAACAGACTCGAacgtggtggaggtggacttcatagtggtagacgcatactccccctacaccGCCATCGTAGCCAGATCGTGGCTCCATGCCCTAGGGGCTGTGTCATCAACCTTACACCAAAAGGTGAAGTATCCATCGAAAGGTCGAGTGAAAGAAGTAATAGGGAACCAGGCCATGGCCCAGCAATGCATGGTGTTAGCAATCTCGGGATGA
- the LOC126716539 gene encoding alpha-galactosidase 1-like: MVFNIIGGSNIRESEPPKKCFLVLTAYALVSTGLAKLGYIYVNIDDCWAEMHHDAKGNLLPKNSTFPSGIKALADYVHSKGLKLGIYSDAGQFTCSKTMLGSLGHEEQDAKTFASWGIDYLKYDNCYNDGTKPTVRYPVMTRALTKAGRPIFFSLCEWGDLHPALWGFKVGNSWRTTNDISDNWNNMLSIIDLNEVYADLARPGGWNDPNMLEVGNGGMKNNEYIAHFSLWAISKAPLLLGCDVRNLTKETFNIISNKEVIAVNQDSLGIQAKKVRMEGNSEIWAGPLSSNRVALVLLNRATVPHSITGNWDDIGIPENNVIEARDVWEHKTLETRFVGNLTANVEPHSCKMFVLKPIA; this comes from the exons ATGGTTTTCAACATAATTGGAGGAAGCAATATTCGTGAATCAGAACCACCCAAGAAA TGTTTTCTTGTTTTGACAGCTTATGCTCTGGTCTCCACTGGTCTTGCCAAGCTTGGATATATCTACGTTAATATAG ATGATTGCTGGGCTGAAATGCATCATGATGCCAAG gGTAATCTATTGCCTAAGAATTCAACATTTCCATCTGGCATTAAAGCCCTTGCAGATTACGTTCACAGCAAGGGCCTTAAGTTAGGAATCTACTCAGATGCAGG GCAATTTACTTGTAGCAAAACTATGCTTGGTTCACTTGGTCACGAGGAGCAAGATGCCAAAACTTTTGCTTCATGG GGTATTGATTATTTGAAGTATGATAACTGTTACAATGATGGAACAAAGCCAACTGTTAG ATACCCTGTAATGACTAGGGCACTAACAAAAGCAGGTCGTCCAATCTTTTTCTCACTTTGTGAATG GGGTGACTTGCACCCTGCTCTATGGGGTTTTAAGGTTGGAAATAGCTGGAGAACTACTAATGACATTTCTGATAATTGGAACAA TATGCTCTCTATAATAGACTTGAATGAAGTATATGCTGATCTTGCAAGGCCCGGTGGTTGGAATG ATCCTAACATGCTTGAGGTGGGAAATGGAGGGatgaaaaataatgaatatataGCCCACTTTAGTTTATGGGCTATTTCCAAG GCTCCCCTTCTCCTTGGTTGCGATGTGAGGAACCTGACAAAAGAGACATTTAATATCATTTCCAACAAAGAGGTTATTGCAGTTAATCAAG ATTCACTTGGCATACAAGCTAAAAAGGTTAGGATGGAGGGTAATAGTGAG ATTTGGGCAGGGCCTCTTTCAAGCAATAGGGTAGCTCTAGTTCTGCTCAACCGAGCCACTGTGCCTCATTCAATTACAGGCAATTGGGACGATATTGGAATCCCTGAAAACAATGTCATTGAAGCAAGAGATGTTTGGGAG CACAAGACACTAGAGACaagatttgttggaaacttGACAGCCAACGTGGAGCCTCACAGTTGCAAAATGTTTGTGTTGAAGCCAATTGCTTGA